The genome window AAGGGTAACACCgtcttttcatattaattttaatagattaATGGCTACTTAAATGCTGGATGAAAAGTAAATACCACTTTAAAAAGTGGCtaccccatgcaatttttacgcGAGACAAgtaaagattttcaatttataagCCCATCATATTCAGTATTCACACATCACAAGTACAGATGTGCGCAGGTTGTCCCGTCCATTAAAGAACGACTTTACCCTTTAATGATAACAATCCAAATTATTGCAGCAAAAAGGGTCCCAGGATTTTGGTTTATTGGTTAAAGTGCGTATAATGTGAATTAGATGCATGTCATGATCTTGAACTCTATCATAGACAAAAGCTAAAGGTTTTTAATGAAAAAAGGGTAAAAAGATGGACTCATTATCCATCGAATGTCGAACTGTATGTCACGATTATCCAAAACAAAAGTACTGTGGCAAAGGAAAATCAATCTGTGTATCACTGACTCGGGCATTTCTCGATTACCCAAAACAAAATTATTGTAGCAAAGGAAAATCAATGTTGCTCTATGTGGCCAACATAATGATCTTGCATTTACTGTTGGCAAAATACAACAATATAATGTAAAGACACCCTTATATAAGTGGGTGATGAATTCGATCATACATCAATACAAAATTTTCTATGCAACTGCGGTGTCTTTTTTTACATTTTCTCGCTGTGCTACATGCTCAACATATTTTAGATAGTACATATCTACAACAAAGAATGGCTGACCTGTATGAAACTTGAACTATAGAAAAACAACCTACTACAGATAGAACTTTGGGAGAGGAGAATTGAATCAAACTTGAGTTCGCAATCGCATCAATAGTTTCTGCATATTCTCCAGTTTCTGACCCAGCTCTTTAAAATCATCGACAGAAGATGCAGAACTACCTAGTTCAACACTTAGAGCAGCACATTTGGTCTGTGATTCCTTCATTATCTCTTCAAGAGAAGCTACTGTTGACTCTATACATGAGTTCCGGCTTCCACCAGTTAAATTTGACGATGGACTTAGTCCTATACTACTGCTGCTACTATCCCTGCTGAGTTTTTCAGGGGTAAATATTCTATCGAAGCTTTCAGTTCCTGCAAGAATTCATTGGTCCAAGTCACTAATCCTCAACCAAAACAAAGCATTAGAACAATTAATCTGACAAGTCCAGAACAAGGCCATGATATAGCATCATTTACTAAATGTCTAGTATGCGGTATCCTACAAACATGGCCTTGCTCTTCGTTGAAGGGGACTTTTTGGAGCCGAGCTCAGCTATCTTACGGCAGAGACTTCTATTTTAGCAATTATACGGATAAGTGCTACTGATTCAGTAAACTTACGACATTTAGGTTTAGAATCTCACACTACAGAATGAAGAGATATATGGTGAAAAGAAAGTTTCAAATAAGATGCAAAACTTACCTAAGTTACTGAGTTGACGGATTGCTCCTGGGCCGATAGAACCTTCTAACTTAAGTACCCGCAGGATTCCAGCGGCAATCCGACCCATAGAGTCAACCTCAGACTTGCACAAGAAAGCAAGGTACTGGAGCTCAGCCTTCGTCACCACTGCCTCAATCTGCCAAAtgcaacatactttatacatATTCAGAGCAGGGAGATAGAAATCAAATGACAAACTCACAAAATCTTCGTACCGGCTGTTTGACAGAGAATTTCAACTTTTCGACAATCCACTTTCCCATTCCATCATCAATATTGTCTTCGGCATTCACTATGTCTACTTCGATGTTCATACCGCCAAATGTCTCAGCAGTCTCTTTAATAGGTCCTTCAGGACTAACATCTCGCAGGATACTCTGTCGAGAGCGCGGTTTTAAGATCTGCAGACCTTCCACACCAACCTGCAGCAGTTCCTAGACTTGTTACTTGTGAATTGAAAATGATTGAGAAAAagagacaacaacaataacaacccagtaaaatcccacaagtgggtctggggagggtagtgcgtacgcaaaccttacccctaccccggaggagtagagaggttgtttccgatagactctcggctcaagaagacaatTGTGAAAAAGAGAACAGCAAATAGATATTTGCATAAAAACCAAGGTAGCATAGTAATCTGTTCATGTGCTCACCTCAAGAGACCAGGGCCACAACTGACAAAAGTAACCCAAACATAAAAAAAACCCTAAGAAGTATTTGGAACCTCTGAAGCTATAAAGATAGGTGTAAAACTATGAAATAATTGCTATGTTTCTTGTCTAAGCACTGTTTTAGAGCTACTGTAAAAAATCTCAACATGcaataaatgctcaaaacaatagCTACCCTGCAAGATATAAAGTACCTTATAACACGAGGTCAAGTTTTATCAGTTTCCACTGAGGCAAATACATTGCACAATAGGAATAAAGTGCTTACAGTAATCAACTCGAGGGGGTATCTTTTTTTGCCAGACAATTTTCTGCTGCCATCTGTTACATGCTTAGAGCTGCTTGCTTTGACACAAATGTTGTGGAAAGTTGTGTGCCAACACCTCTCTTCGCTGATGGAATCTTCATGATCACAGAACCACCACTTTTCTGCTGCTTCTTGTGCACCTTCCAGAGCAAATAACCAATCTTTGAATTCGATTGATATGTCCACATCATCAGGTGTTTCCAACTGTAATCTTCCAGTGTCCTTTCCATCTGGAAAGAAGAAAAGTATGAAGAAATGAGATGACCATTGAACAAAAAGATCACAAGCAAAGTTAATCACTGAACTCATAGACGACAAAGAAAATGAATTCTCCATCCATCCCGAATTGCCTGTGCCTAATTTATAAGTTGTTTTAATTGCCTGTGCCTAATTTGTAAGTTGTTCAAAAACACTGCGCACTTTCCTTAAAGGGAAAGTTTTAACACATTCAAAATAAGACAGATTTGTGGACCACCTATACTCTTTTACATATCATTTCTTCCTCTAATTTATTCTTTTTAAGCATAAAATTCAAACTATGGCTCCACATGTTTCCTCGCAAGTACTAAAAAGCTCATATTTTCAACTCTTCTCTTAATGATCATACCAAACCAAAAGTGCAAAACCGAATTCGGATGGCAGGAGTAGATAACATCATAAGTTGAAGAGTCTAACCGTCTTCAAGCTCATTGATGGTAGGAGGTGTTGCTTTCAAAAGTTTAGACAAAGGCCCAGCAGACAAATGCTCCAAACCTTTAGTAAGCCCTTCCCCAGGACCACCATCTGGCCCAAGAATTCCAAACCTGTGAAGCAAGGCTTCTGTGTAATTCATTCCTCCCCCAAGGCGGACACCAGCAATACAAGCTGAAACATTTAGACTGTGACACTCCATGTCCTGTGTTTTATATGGAATCACCTGTACCATTTTTATGTCCAAGAAGGGAACTAAAACAAAGTTACCATTTGATTGATTGATCTTCCTGTTTTGCACCCAAAAGACAGATCTAAGTTGACATCCATTCCCCATCAACTGGCCATTTTGGTTTGAAGTCCACGCCAAGCCGTTCTCACATGGCAGGCTACTCAGAGTATCTGCACAATCAACTTCAACACTTTCCCAAAGCAAACTTGATGAAATGGCTATAGCACCACCCAAGGTTCTATGAGTAACATTGACGGACAGCTCTTTGCCTATAAATTGAACCAAAGGCATTCCTGAAATGTCAGTGGAAGAAGACTCCAAAAATCTTAGACGCAGATCATTCACTGCTAAACTTACAGCAGTATCACCCGGAACTTTTTCACCTAATGATCCACCTGAAGATTTTTGACTTACTTCCTCGTGCGAATTGATCCTCCCAACTACTGCCATCTTTTCACTTATCCTCCCAAAATATGTGTAAAAATCTAGGACAAAAAATAATTGCTCAACCGAAGTGTTGGAGAAGTACTGCTGACAGGCAACTCCCACTCTGACAATTCCTCCAGGGGGTGGGACATTTGTTAAAGGGCTTCCATCTGCAGTAGCCATAGCTATTTCAAGGCAAGCACCTTTCAGCTCAACACATCTCCATAAATTTGAAGATAATGTAAGAGAATTTTGGAGTCCAGTTGCATCATTACATGTTTGTAGAGATAAACTAATGACTGAAGCACCAGCACTCAATTTCttctggctaccatcaattgGTTGATCTTCCCATAGACAGAAGCATGCCGGATCCTTCTCGAGGTGTAGTAGCCCAAGCTTAAGAGCAGGTGACTCAGAAAGGACGAAATCTTCAATATGAAGTCTTGCCCCACCAAACAAACTCTGACAAGTGTTATTTTCACCTGAAACAGTATGATTTGGTGTTCCCGTGTCTAATGGGACAGTAATATCTATCCCCTTAAGATTGAATGTAAGGGAGTTAATAGAGAAATCTGATAGAACTACTCCAGGATTCACTACAATTCCATCTGCTAAAAAGGAACATATCCTCAAACATGATTCTTCCTGAAGATGAAGCTGACAACCAATCAAGAAGAACAACATAAGTTCATCAGGTAGTCCAAAGAAAAAGACAATATGAGGTTGTTATCTAGAATAGAATATGAATACCATAAGGGGCTGACAATTGATAACTGTGGTAGAAGCAAGAATTGGTGGAGATGGTGAAGGCTTGAGCTGAAGAGAATGGAGAGATATCAGGGGGACCCCAGCACTGAAGTTCCCCTGCTGGTCCCCTAGAGGATATATGGGAGGACAAAAATCTTTACCTGGATTAAGCAACAAGAGAAATACGTCAAATTCAACCATATATTCTAGACTAAGCTTTCTATCCAGACATAACGTATTTCCTCCAAAATTGATGACAGTACCAAAGTCCGGAATGAGCAAAACATCATCAGAATCCGCCAGCTCTGATGGCTGCACCAAGGTGCATGGAGGGCGTGAAAATGTATCCCTGCATTTC of Nicotiana tomentosiformis chromosome 7, ASM39032v3, whole genome shotgun sequence contains these proteins:
- the LOC104088190 gene encoding uncharacterized protein is translated as MESILARALEYTLKYWLKSFSRDQFKLQGRTAQLSNLDINGDALHASAGLPPALNVTTAKVGKLEIILPSVSNVQIEPIVVQIDRLDLVLEERDDIDTSRSSSSAASSGSSSKGSGYGFADKIADGMTLQVHTVNLLLETHGGARRRGGASWASPMASITIRNLLLYTTNENWEVVNLKEARDFSSGKEFIYVFKKLEWEHLSIDLLPHPDMFADAHFASSQGGRNKRDEDGAKRVFFGGERFIEGISGEANITIQRTELNSPLGLEVQLHITEAVCPALSEPGLRALLRFLTGLYACINRGDVNPNQQHSTEAAGRSLVSIVVDHIFLRVKDIEFQLELLMQSLIFSRGSISGGESAKCLTRLMIGGVFLRDTFSRPPCTLVQPSELADSDDVLLIPDFGKDFCPPIYPLGDQQGNFSAGVPLISLHSLQLKPSPSPPILASTTVINCQPLMLHLQEESCLRICSFLADGIVVNPGVVLSDFSINSLTFNLKGIDITVPLDTGTPNHTVSGENNTCQSLFGGARLHIEDFVLSESPALKLGLLHLEKDPACFCLWEDQPIDGSQKKLSAGASVISLSLQTCNDATGLQNSLTLSSNLWRCVELKGACLEIAMATADGSPLTNVPPPGGIVRVGVACQQYFSNTSVEQLFFVLDFYTYFGRISEKMAVVGRINSHEEVSQKSSGGSLGEKVPGDTAVSLAVNDLRLRFLESSSTDISGMPLVQFIGKELSVNVTHRTLGGAIAISSSLLWESVEVDCADTLSSLPCENGLAWTSNQNGQLMGNGCQLRSVFWVQNRKINQSNGNFVLVPFLDIKMVQVIPYKTQDMECHSLNVSACIAGVRLGGGMNYTEALLHRFGILGPDGGPGEGLTKGLEHLSAGPLSKLLKATPPTINELEDDGKDTGRLQLETPDDVDISIEFKDWLFALEGAQEAAEKWWFCDHEDSISEERCWHTTFHNICVKASSSKHVTDGSRKLSGKKRYPLELITVGVEGLQILKPRSRQSILRDVSPEGPIKETAETFGGMNIEVDIVNAEDNIDDGMGKWIVEKLKFSVKQPIEAVVTKAELQYLAFLCKSEVDSMGRIAAGILRVLKLEGSIGPGAIRQLSNLGTESFDRIFTPEKLSRDSSSSSIGLSPSSNLTGGSRNSCIESTVASLEEIMKESQTKCAALSVELGSSASSVDDFKELGQKLENMQKLLMRLRTQV